From the genome of Halictus rubicundus isolate RS-2024b chromosome 2, iyHalRubi1_principal, whole genome shotgun sequence, one region includes:
- the Bc10 gene encoding BLCAP apoptosis inducing factor bc10 → MYCLQWLIPVLLIPKPVNPTLLQTHVMFVTLYLIGFFLERKPCTICSLVFLAAVFLICYSGIGNCLLWSTNCDTVRCDSS, encoded by the coding sequence ATGTATTGCCTACAGTGGTTGATTCCGGTGTTGCTAATACCAAAGCCAGTAAATCCAACGCTGCTGCAAACGCATGTCATGTTCGTGACCCTATATCTAATTGGATTCTTCCTCGAACGAAAACCATGCACTATTTGTAGTTTAGTATTTCTCGCCGCGGTTTTCTTGATTTGTTACAGCGGCATAGGTAACTGTCTCCTTTGGAGTACAAATTGTGATACAGTGAGATGCGATAGTAGTTAA